CTCCGATATGCTGCTGAATCTCTGCATCAGCGGCGGTTTACTCAGCTTTTTTCGCGGCTATAGCCAACCCCATAACCTCCACCAACAGCGGTTTTGGTACTGGCTCTTATTCGTTGCCATGGGGTTTGGCAGCTTAACCAAAGGCCCCGTCGCGGTTGTCTTGCCGGGCTTGATTATTGGGCTATTTCTGCTCCTCGTTAGGCAGTGGAAAACGGTACTGTTCCGCGAAATTCCTTGGGGAATTGGCTTGCTGATCATGCTAATGATTGCCCTGCCCTGGTATGGCCGCATGGTGCAGATCCACGGGAGCAGTTTTATTACCGCTTTTTTCGGCTTTCACAATGTACAGCGCTTTACCCGCGTGGTGAATCAACACAGTGGACCTTGGTATTACCACTTTCTGATTTTGATTCCGGGTATGCTGCCATGGTCAATGGCCCTGCCCGCTGCGATTATTCAAGCCTGTCGCCGTCCCAGAACCTTGACTCAGCCGAGTCAACGATCAACTCAACTCGGCTATTTTGCCTTGATCTGGTTTACGGTCGTCATGGGCTTTTTCACCATCGCTTCCACGAAATATTTGACTTACAGTCTCCCCGCACTGCCCGCTGCCGCAATTTTGATTGCGCTCTGGTGGAATGACGCAATACACCAACAAGCCTGGGGCTTCAAACTCACTAACTATTGCACTTTAGGCTTATTTACGGTGATGGGGATGGCTTGCTTTTACTGTCCCAATTGGCTCAATGACGACCCCTCAATGCCAAATTTAGGTGCCGCCGTCACCCATTCAGGCTTGCCATGGGTGGGAGCTGGATTATGGGGTGTTGGCCTAGTCCTCGGTTGCCTCTACCTGCGCAGTCCGGCGTTTTGGCGGGTCAAAGTGATTACGGCAGCGGCATTTGTTTTGCTGTTTATCACCCCCGCGTTTGGGGTCGTTGACCAAGTCCGACAGTTGCCGCTGCGCCAAGTTGCAGAAGTCGTGCGCCAACAGCAACAACCACAGGAAGTCGTGGCGATGGGCACCCGATCCTTTGGTAAACCCAGTCTTCTATTCTACAGTCAACGGAATATTGCGCTGATGCGCCGATCACGGGAAATTCTGCCCTACATTAAATCCCTCCGACAAACGTCACCGCCACCGGCATCACTGTTATTAATCACCACCCCCAAGGCTTTACAGGAAGCCAAAATTTCGTCGGCCCAATATCAATCGATCGCCCAAGTTGGGATTTATCAACTCGTCCGCATCCCAATTGCACCAACTGCCATGACACAATAACCAGGTGCCCCCTTAAAATCTGACTTTATCGTCCTTCTCGGCCAGTAATTGCGTATGTGGAAATCTCTGACTCAGCGCCTCCGGCAACATCCCCTATTGTTGATCTTAGCCAGTGGACTGATGACCCGTTTGTTCATTGCCAAATTCTTACCACCGGGATTTGATGAAGCCTATTACTTCCTCTATACACAAAATCCCGACTGGAGCTATTTTGACCATCCGCCAATGGTCGCGGGCAGTACAGAACTAGGCATAAGCCTACTGGGCGGGGAGATCAGCTCCCTCAGCATTCGACTGGGCGGCGTTTTGCTCTACACGCTAACGCTCTACTTGCTATATCGCATCGGCAAGCGGTTATTTTCGAAGCAGGCCGGAATTTTGGCCGTGGCGATCGCGACGATCGCCCCGATTTTTCAGGTAGCTTTTGGATCGATGACTTTGCCAGATGGCCCCTTGATGGTTTTCTGGTTAGCCAGCTTAGACGTTGCAACGACAGAATTTTTCCCGCAAACCGGCAAACCTTACCGCCCCACGCGGCGTCTCGCCGTGCTCGGCTTCCTCGTCGGTCTGGCTTGCCTGAGCAAATACCATGGATTTATTTTAGGGGCCGGCTATGTCGGCTTCTGCTTAACCAGTAAACCCCATCGAAAGGCACTGTTTTCCCCCTGGACGATTGCCAGCTTCGTGCTATTTGCGGCAGTGCTATTTCCGATGGTGTATTGGAACGCGCAACATGACTGGGCCTCATTTACCTTCCAAGCAGAGCGGGGAGTACCGGCTCGGAGCTTTGACTTCGCCCGGTTTGGCAAAGCCCTGAATACCGAAATGCTGATGCTATTTCCGACGATCGGTATTCCACTCCTCTGGGTCAGTCTCAAAAGCTTATTCCAGCAAATCTGGCGGCTGGTCTTTGGCAATCCACAACTGGCCCAACTTGACCCCGAACAGCAAGCAGATTACATCACGACCCAACGTCAACGCCGCTTGATTTTGTGGGTCTCCGCACCAGTTTTAATCGGCTTCACCGTGATTGGCGGATATCGCCAAATCTTTCCCACCTGGGCAATGCCGGGGTTTTTCACCGCAACTCTGCTCCTCGCGGAGCGGGCTAGCCAACTCCGCTGGCGCTTGATCAAGCGCTGGTTAATTGTCAGTGCGGCAATTATCCAAGTCCTGCTGCTGATTGCCCTTTCCCATATCGTTTGGGGAATTTTCCAAAATCCCAGCCAAAATCAAATTCTCGGCATCCTACCGGCCAACGTGGAGCAGGACGGCAGTATCGAATTGCTCGATATTGAACAGCTCCGCCGCGAGTTTGCCAAACAACCACAACTCGTCACCGCATTAAAGTCAGCCGATTTTATCTACACAAATCGGTTTCATCTCTCCGGTCATGTCGGTATGGCTCTGACCCCGATCGCCCGCAAACCAATTACCTGCTTCGATAAACGCGATATGCGCGGGTTTGCCTTCTGGTCAACGGCGACGCAATGGCTGAATCAAACTGGCATCTATGTCACCACCGATCGGTTTCAAACGCGGGAGGATTCGGCCGCCGAATACGCACCTTATTTCAAATCTTGGGAAAAACTCGGGGAAGTTCCCCTATTTCGCGGCGGGGTCGAAGTCGATCGTATCCATGTATTTCAAGGCACCCAGTTAGTCAAACCATTTCCGCGCCCAGAGAGAGCCACACAGGGTGCTTAAGTCGATCGGTTAGCGCCTTGAACCAGCCCGAATCAGCGAAATGACTCGAAATATACGGATGACGATCGACGCGACAGCTGGGAACATCGAAGCAACCTGAGCCGTCCGAAGCAACAACTCATCCCACCCACGACACAGATGTCGATATGAGTCTGGTCGTGCGTTAGCAACTTTGGCTCATTGGGTCATGGGTGATGATTCTACTCAGTCCTGTTTGTTCCCTTTTGAAGAAGTTTGTTATGAAGTATTCCCGTTTGAACCCTCAAGCGCGACACCATGCTGTCCGATCAATTACGGCATTGGTAGCGCTCGGTGTGATCGCTCAATTCATCACTGCGACACCCGCTAATGCCAATACACGCTGGCGCCGCGGTTCGATTACCGTCCCGACGGAAACAGTCCCCACGGTCAGGGTCAAACAAACGGTCAAGCGACCCGCCCCAAAAACAGTCAAACAGATCGCCCGCAGCAGCCATAATCAATCGCTAGAGCGCCGGGCCCATGCACAAATCAACCGCTACCGCACTGCCCAAAATCTGCCGCCCTTACAATGGAGTGAGGCCATCGCTACTCAGGCCCGAAAACACAGTGAAGCAATGGCTCAGGGGCGGACACCCTTTAGTCATCAAGGCTTTTCCAGTCGCGTGCGGGCCACACGACTCAATTTTCGGAGCGCAGCGGAAAACGTGGGCTACAACCAAGGCTACCGCAACCCCGTTGATGTCGCCGTTAAAGGCTGGCTGCGCAGCCCTGGCCATAAGCGCAACATTGAAGGCGACTTTAATGTTGCCGGAATCGGCGTTTCGCGCAATTCGCAGGGCGAAGTTTATTTCACTCAGGTCTTTCTCAAATCGCGCTAACTGTAGCTGATGCATTGTCCATGGGCGAAACCAGCCTTCCCCATGGACAATGCATCAATCAACAGAACCAGCCGATCGATTCCAACCGAATCGGCGAATTATCCAACCCAATAGGGTAGAGATTTTAGATTAGTCTCAGCTCAAATCACCGGAAGGCTGATGGGTTGATCATCGTCGGAGCGGCTCAGACACTCATGCTGGCGTTGCCGTATCGGCGAGTTTTGTCAGCACCAGCAACACAACTCCGACAATCAGCAGGGCCGGGATGTCACCAATTAGGTTCATCCGCTCGGTCGGATCAAGTAGCGCCTGAACCCCCATCAATAGTCCATGTGCCATGCTGGACCAGATGGTGAACCAAATGAAGAATCGATGTTTGGCCGGGTCACGTGCAGCAAGAAACAGAAATATCCCCATCACCGCCAGCATTAACAGAATCATCTGCTCATACTCCGACTGACGTGGCTCCCACATAAAACCAGCCGGCCAGAGAATGGTAAGCGGATAAAGCCCAAAACAAAATACAGCAGCAATTACGCGTAAGGCAACTTGAAGGATCTTTTCTTGGCGTGTCATCAACGTGACCTCCCAATGTTTGATGTGACTATCTAAGTTAGAGGAGTTGTCATAGCAATATCCTAACGTGATCGTTTTAGACAGCATCAACGGACAAGTTGGGGGCATTGGACCGCGAAGTAAGGAAATCGTGCAATTCGCGCGCGCAGCATTTACAGCATTGACAAAGGGACGTTGCACGTATGCCAATGTAATCGCAGGCGTGGTCTTGAGGCGGCCATAAAATCTGACCCAGTTGTGAATTAAGCGTTGCACCGTAATTGTCCATTGTAATCCTTCAACGGTTTTGGCATCGCGGTTTTGACACCGCAGAAAGACGCTACAGCTTCTTCGGATAGCAGCATTATGAGCGACTTAAATGCCCAGTACCCGAGAGTGCATCTCAATCCGTATGAACAGCCGGCTTAAAGTTGTAGAAGTAAGTATATTCTGCGCTTCACTAAACGCTTGGAAGCGCCCAAATTGCTAACATGCATTAGCTCCAGCAACTCTCTAAGACTTGCAACAATTCTTGCTCCAGATAGGGCTTCGTCAAGTAAGACTTCGCGCCAAGTGATTGAGCCGTTTGAACATGCTTATCACTACTGCGCGAGGTCAACATAATCACTGGCGGAGCCGTACTACCGAGCGATTTACGCGACTGCTCCAGAAATTCAAAACCGTTCATCCGCGGCATTTCCACGTCACAGAAGACGGCTTTGATTTCGGGATTGAGCGAAAGGCAATCCAGTGCTTCGCGGCCATCCTTAGCCTGCATC
This Romeriopsis navalis LEGE 11480 DNA region includes the following protein-coding sequences:
- a CDS encoding ArnT family glycosyltransferase produces the protein PPALAVRIKPVIPYLGAAIAALNLQMFFFGRLGYSDMLLNLCISGGLLSFFRGYSQPHNLHQQRFWYWLLFVAMGFGSLTKGPVAVVLPGLIIGLFLLLVRQWKTVLFREIPWGIGLLIMLMIALPWYGRMVQIHGSSFITAFFGFHNVQRFTRVVNQHSGPWYYHFLILIPGMLPWSMALPAAIIQACRRPRTLTQPSQRSTQLGYFALIWFTVVMGFFTIASTKYLTYSLPALPAAAILIALWWNDAIHQQAWGFKLTNYCTLGLFTVMGMACFYCPNWLNDDPSMPNLGAAVTHSGLPWVGAGLWGVGLVLGCLYLRSPAFWRVKVITAAAFVLLFITPAFGVVDQVRQLPLRQVAEVVRQQQQPQEVVAMGTRSFGKPSLLFYSQRNIALMRRSREILPYIKSLRQTSPPPASLLLITTPKALQEAKISSAQYQSIAQVGIYQLVRIPIAPTAMTQ
- a CDS encoding ArnT family glycosyltransferase, translated to MWKSLTQRLRQHPLLLILASGLMTRLFIAKFLPPGFDEAYYFLYTQNPDWSYFDHPPMVAGSTELGISLLGGEISSLSIRLGGVLLYTLTLYLLYRIGKRLFSKQAGILAVAIATIAPIFQVAFGSMTLPDGPLMVFWLASLDVATTEFFPQTGKPYRPTRRLAVLGFLVGLACLSKYHGFILGAGYVGFCLTSKPHRKALFSPWTIASFVLFAAVLFPMVYWNAQHDWASFTFQAERGVPARSFDFARFGKALNTEMLMLFPTIGIPLLWVSLKSLFQQIWRLVFGNPQLAQLDPEQQADYITTQRQRRLILWVSAPVLIGFTVIGGYRQIFPTWAMPGFFTATLLLAERASQLRWRLIKRWLIVSAAIIQVLLLIALSHIVWGIFQNPSQNQILGILPANVEQDGSIELLDIEQLRREFAKQPQLVTALKSADFIYTNRFHLSGHVGMALTPIARKPITCFDKRDMRGFAFWSTATQWLNQTGIYVTTDRFQTREDSAAEYAPYFKSWEKLGEVPLFRGGVEVDRIHVFQGTQLVKPFPRPERATQGA
- a CDS encoding CAP domain-containing protein; amino-acid sequence: MKYSRLNPQARHHAVRSITALVALGVIAQFITATPANANTRWRRGSITVPTETVPTVRVKQTVKRPAPKTVKQIARSSHNQSLERRAHAQINRYRTAQNLPPLQWSEAIATQARKHSEAMAQGRTPFSHQGFSSRVRATRLNFRSAAENVGYNQGYRNPVDVAVKGWLRSPGHKRNIEGDFNVAGIGVSRNSQGEVYFTQVFLKSR
- a CDS encoding DUF6632 domain-containing protein, with amino-acid sequence MQRLIHNWVRFYGRLKTTPAITLAYVQRPFVNAVNAARANCTISLLRGPMPPTCPLMLSKTITLGYCYDNSSNLDSHIKHWEVTLMTRQEKILQVALRVIAAVFCFGLYPLTILWPAGFMWEPRQSEYEQMILLMLAVMGIFLFLAARDPAKHRFFIWFTIWSSMAHGLLMGVQALLDPTERMNLIGDIPALLIVGVVLLVLTKLADTATPA